A window of the Henckelia pumila isolate YLH828 chromosome 3, ASM3356847v2, whole genome shotgun sequence genome harbors these coding sequences:
- the LOC140891266 gene encoding NAC domain-containing protein 75-like isoform X1, whose protein sequence is MNKGTQLGSVSSSDLIDAKLEEHQLCGSKHCPGCGHKLEGKPDWVGLPAGVKFDPTDQELIEHLEAKVEGKESKSHPLIDEFIPTIEGEDGICYTHPEKLPGVTRDGLSRHFFHRPSKAYTTGTRKRRKIQTECDLQGGETRWHKTGKTRPVMVNGKQKGCKKILVLYTNFGKNRKPEKTNWVMHQYHLGQHEEEKEGELVVSKIFYQTQPRQCNWSSEKSSVNTVLGEGLSIDPNSQKESGSGSCSNKEIIPQRDEFSAAVVNVGAPIPGYSAIDHIQQLKADHFSFLPYRKPFDDQAGSIGEASIGREAHGGSCEARDMIHMSHEHHQMSTASAATSYHISRPSHSISAIISPPQVMHHTSNMILDQDHSFHVPTLMLPNENFQQQQQQHHKLVGRSASGLEELIMGCTSTDIKEESSMANTQEAEWLKYSNFWPDPDNPDHHHHG, encoded by the exons ATGAATAAGGGTACTCAGTTGGGATCTGTGAGCAGTTCTGATCTCATAGATGCAAAACTTGAGGAGCATCAACTGTGTGGATCCAAACACTGCCCGGGTTGTGGACACAAGCTCGAAGGAAAGCCG GATTGGGTAGGCCTACCGGCCGGAGTAAAGTTTGATCCGACGGATCAAGAACTGATAGAGCATCTTGAAGCGAAAGTCGAAGGAAAAGAATCAAAATCCCATCCTTTAATTGATGAGTTTATTCCTACTATTGAAGGTGAAGATGGGATTTGTTATACACATCCTGAAAAGCTTCCAG GAGTGACAAGAGATGGACTCAGCAGACATTTCTTCCATAGACCCTCCAAAGCTTACACAACCGGtacaagaaaaagaagaaaaattcaAACCGAATGTGACTTACAAGGCGGCGAAACGCGGTGGCACAAGACGGGCAAAACCAGGCCTGTCATGGTGAATGGCAAGCAAAAAGGGTGCAAGAAAATCTTGGTCTTGTACACAAACTTTGGGAAAAACAGAAAGCCCGAGAAAACGAATTGGGTGATGCATCAATACCATTTAGGCCAACATGAAGAAGAGAAAGAAGGGGAACTTGTGGTTTCCAAGATCTTTTACCAAACTCAACCAAGGCAATGCAACTGGTCTTCGGAGAAAAGTAGCGTTAACACCGTCTTAGGCGAAGGATTGAGTATCGACCCGAATAGCCAGAAAGAAAGTGGCAGTGGGAGTTGTTCTAACAAGGAAATAATCCCACAAAGAGATGAATTTTCAGCTGCTGTTGTAAATGTTGGTGCACCTATTCCAGGTTATAGTGCTATAGATCATATCCAGCAACTGAAAGCTGATCATTTTAGCTTTCTTCCTTATAGAAAACCCTTTGATGATCAG GCTGGAAGCATTGGAGAGGCATCAATAGGAAGGGAGGCGCATGGCGGCTCGTGCGAAGCGCGTGACATGATTCACATGAGCCATGAGCATCATCAAATGTCAACAGCATCAGCAGCTACATCATACCACATCAGCAGGCCTTCACATTCCATTTCTGCCATTATATCACCTCCACAAGTAATGCATCACACCTCCAACATGATTCTTGATCAAGATCACTCCTTCCATGTTCCAACACTCATGCTCCCGAACGAAAATTTCCAG cagcagcagcaacaACATCATAAACTAGTTGGAAGGTCTGCATCTGGATTAGAGGAACTCATTATGGGCTGCACCTCAACTGACATCAAAGAA GAATCATCCATGGCGAACACTCAGGAAGCAGAATGGTTGAAGTACTCCAACTTCTGGCCTGATCCCGATAACCCCGATCATCATCATCATGGataa
- the LOC140890589 gene encoding phosphatidylglycerophosphate phosphatase PTPMT2-like, translating to MKIEELDDSMDSVLESSCCSNDKERRLIPVGVDAKRALVGAGARILFYPTLLYNVFRNKIQAEFRWWDQIDQFLLLGAVPFPKDVPRLKHLGVGGVITLNEHYETLVPTSLYHDHGIDHLVIPTRDYLFAPSFVDINRAVDFIHKNASTGRTTYVHCKAGRGRSTTIVLCYLVEYKHMSPAAALEYVRSRRPRVLLAPSQWKAVQEYKQQRMASKAMCTSGDVVLITKADLEGYRSPCNDISGKELMTIPRISRSMPMMAKLSCLFSSLKVSGSCGPIMRQLTEARAC from the exons ATGAAGATCGAGGAATTGGATGATTCGATGGATAGTGTGCTGGAGAGCAGCTGCTGTAGTAATGATAAGGAAAGAAGGCTGATCCCGGTGGGGGTCGACGCGAAAAGGGCTTTGGTCGGGGCTGGGGCTCGGATCCTTTTCTACCCGACCCTTTTGTACAACGTCTTCCGGAATAAAATTCAAGCGGAGTTCAGGTGGTGGGATCAAATTGATCAG TTTCTCCTGCTTGGAGCGGTTCCATTTCCAAAGGACGTGCCTCGGCTGAAGCACCTTGGAGTTGGTGGTGTAATTACTCTGAACGAGCACTATGAAACTTTGGTACCGACATCTTTGTACCAT GATCATGGAATAGACCATCTTGTAATCCCAACAAGAGATTATCTGTTTGCTCCATCTTTTGTGGATATTAATCGAGCTGTAGATTTCATTCACA AAAATGCTTCTACTGGTCGAACAACATATGTGCACTGCAAAGCTGGACGAGGACGGAGCACAACCATTGTCCTCTGTTATCTG GTGGAATATAAGCATATGAGTCCTGCTGCCGCACTTGAATATGTTCGGTCTAGAAGACCCAGGGTGCTATTGGCACCATCCCAGTGGAAG GCAGTCCAAGAATACAAGCAGCAGCGGATGGCCTCAAAGGCGATGTGTACTTCGGGAGATGTAGTGCTAATTACAAAAGCTGATCTTGAAGGTTATCGTAGCCCTTGCAATGACATCTCTGGCAAGGAGCTGATGACCATACCCAGAATATCAAGGTCAATGCCTATGATGGCTAAGTTATCTTGCCTCTTTTCATCTTTAAAAGTTTCAGGTAGCTGTGGACCGATAATGAGGCAGCTAACAGAGGCCCGTGCTTGCTAG
- the LOC140891266 gene encoding NAC domain-containing protein 75-like isoform X2: MNKGTQLGSVSSSDLIDAKLEEHQLCGSKHCPGCGHKLEGKPDWVGLPAGVKFDPTDQELIEHLEAKVEGKESKSHPLIDEFIPTIEGEDGICYTHPEKLPGVTRDGLSRHFFHRPSKAYTTGTRKRRKIQTECDLQGGETRWHKTGKTRPVMVNGKQKGCKKILVLYTNFGKNRKPEKTNWVMHQYHLGQHEEEKEGELVVSKIFYQTQPRQCNWSSEKSSVNTVLGEGLSIDPNSQKESGSGSCSNKEIIPQRDEFSAAVVNVGAPIPGYSAIDHIQQLKADHFSFLPYRKPFDDQAGSIGEASIGREAHGGSCEARDMIHMSHEHHQMSTASAATSYHISRPSHSISAIISPPQVMHHTSNMILDQDHSFHVPTLMLPNENFQQQQQHHKLVGRSASGLEELIMGCTSTDIKEESSMANTQEAEWLKYSNFWPDPDNPDHHHHG, from the exons ATGAATAAGGGTACTCAGTTGGGATCTGTGAGCAGTTCTGATCTCATAGATGCAAAACTTGAGGAGCATCAACTGTGTGGATCCAAACACTGCCCGGGTTGTGGACACAAGCTCGAAGGAAAGCCG GATTGGGTAGGCCTACCGGCCGGAGTAAAGTTTGATCCGACGGATCAAGAACTGATAGAGCATCTTGAAGCGAAAGTCGAAGGAAAAGAATCAAAATCCCATCCTTTAATTGATGAGTTTATTCCTACTATTGAAGGTGAAGATGGGATTTGTTATACACATCCTGAAAAGCTTCCAG GAGTGACAAGAGATGGACTCAGCAGACATTTCTTCCATAGACCCTCCAAAGCTTACACAACCGGtacaagaaaaagaagaaaaattcaAACCGAATGTGACTTACAAGGCGGCGAAACGCGGTGGCACAAGACGGGCAAAACCAGGCCTGTCATGGTGAATGGCAAGCAAAAAGGGTGCAAGAAAATCTTGGTCTTGTACACAAACTTTGGGAAAAACAGAAAGCCCGAGAAAACGAATTGGGTGATGCATCAATACCATTTAGGCCAACATGAAGAAGAGAAAGAAGGGGAACTTGTGGTTTCCAAGATCTTTTACCAAACTCAACCAAGGCAATGCAACTGGTCTTCGGAGAAAAGTAGCGTTAACACCGTCTTAGGCGAAGGATTGAGTATCGACCCGAATAGCCAGAAAGAAAGTGGCAGTGGGAGTTGTTCTAACAAGGAAATAATCCCACAAAGAGATGAATTTTCAGCTGCTGTTGTAAATGTTGGTGCACCTATTCCAGGTTATAGTGCTATAGATCATATCCAGCAACTGAAAGCTGATCATTTTAGCTTTCTTCCTTATAGAAAACCCTTTGATGATCAG GCTGGAAGCATTGGAGAGGCATCAATAGGAAGGGAGGCGCATGGCGGCTCGTGCGAAGCGCGTGACATGATTCACATGAGCCATGAGCATCATCAAATGTCAACAGCATCAGCAGCTACATCATACCACATCAGCAGGCCTTCACATTCCATTTCTGCCATTATATCACCTCCACAAGTAATGCATCACACCTCCAACATGATTCTTGATCAAGATCACTCCTTCCATGTTCCAACACTCATGCTCCCGAACGAAAATTTCCAG cagcagcaacaACATCATAAACTAGTTGGAAGGTCTGCATCTGGATTAGAGGAACTCATTATGGGCTGCACCTCAACTGACATCAAAGAA GAATCATCCATGGCGAACACTCAGGAAGCAGAATGGTTGAAGTACTCCAACTTCTGGCCTGATCCCGATAACCCCGATCATCATCATCATGGataa